tgttgttgctgttgttgaaGATGATTTAATGGAGTAGGCGCAACTAGCATTTCTTTCATAGAGTCGTCCATTGAATGTCTTATACTGGGAGACATCTTAGGTAAATGTTGTAAACTTAGGCCAGAAGTGTTACCATTAATATAAACACTATCATCTttaatattgttatttgatggaaaagatgatgatacTTGCCTCCCATAATTTGACTTAAGCCAACCTGGAAAACCAGATTCCagaatgaaaattttggtaAAGTCATCGGATAttggtttttcaaaggaaTGATTCACCAGAATGTCCAACAGGACAGACTGCTGTTTAACATTGTATTCGTTTGCGTCTGTATAGAGAATGATaaacttgaaaagatttctACTTTGAAACATTTTAATCTCACTATTAGGAGAAGTAattaatgattttttctccaaatcATGATCTGAATATGacattttaaaagaaataggCTCCAGGcatataatattttttgtatcAATATGTGACTTGTTGAATTCCAACCTTGATCGTATATCTATCAGTAGTATCTCCATTTGGGAGGAAGCAGAATTTGCTGATGAACTTATTAGGGAGTTTAATTGATTGGAAGTGATATAGGAACCCGTTCTCATCAGGTTACATTCTTCTTGCTCATGGTTcaattttgtttgttttatGGAAGACTTAatgaaactttttatttttgcaatgttttcatcttttaaTAAGGTTTCCAGCAAAGTGTTGTAAATGTTCATGAGTTGAAAttcattattgttgttattacCGTTGCCCTCATCACTCGTGCTCTTATGTAATTTAATCTTGGCGAATTCACTTAAATGAGGAATATTGGTTGTTACAATAATGTGAATTACCTTGTAGTAAACATAATTTAATTGAATAATCATTACGGAATTTGAACTAATCATTGCACCCTTATTTTTGCAcgatataatatttttgatatcTTTCGAGTTCTTCTTGTAAATAGATAAAATATCGATGCATTTATCTAGAAGACTGCTCAAATCTTGATCTTTTGCCTTACCAGTTATGATGAATTCGTTAATTTTAGCCTCTGCAATAGCGGTTAGTTGTGCTATCGTAAGGTACTTCGACCGGTGACGAATACACTCATCCCTTATGGTACTAATAATATTCTGCTCCATAACTTAAGCATGTATCaaatagtaaaaaaaactttggaaGCGTGCACACTCAGTCTTAAATCTGCCCTATACTACCGAAGATAAATACATGAACTACACGTATCATATAACATcatatccttttttttttttttttttttttttctaggCTTTTACTAATACAAGGGCCTTAGCCATTCGCTAAACGTAATGAACGATATTGAAGCAAATGAAGTAAAACAATGTGGAAAGCAAATAAATAATGGTTATAGTTTTGCACTTATATAGATATCAATAAATGATATGATATGACTAAATACGATAGGACCAGGGGGGAAGGAATATAGATATGTGTATGACAGAAACTACATGCATATACGAGTTTGTACCAAGTGCTTCTTAATAAACACCGTCATCTGGCCTGTTTTGTTCGATTCTAGCGTCAtctcccttttttttcaaatcttccATTCCAGGTTGCTTATAATCTGGATTCTTGCCGTGTTCCAAAGTGTCCAACCTCTTCTTGTTGCTATCAAACAAACcctgttcttttttctcaGCTTCATCTTGATTGTTCTTTAGGTGAGGAAAGGCGGCCCTAGTGACGATTGAGAAAGACGCCCTTGGCGATTTACGCATCAATTGTCTTGGAGTGCGCAAAAAAGTGGTTCTCAACATTATCAAATATATTCCTGTGTATTATATATGTGATACTGCGGTCTGGCTTCAACTGCTGTTGGAGTATTGTAGGAACAAGTATTCAAggccaaaaaaaactaagaGCCAACTCAAAGGCCATATCTACCTAATCAAATCTTGGGACCTTTATATACTTATGTGCTTTTACGGTTCCCTTAGATTCTGTACAGGAAGAAGGGGTTGATACAGGAACAAACCCTTTACAGTAAAGGTAtccttaaaaaaaaaggaaggtaGTACGTATATCTCTCCAAGAACTGAAAAGAACCCAATCACCGGAATTAAGCAGTGATATCTCAGTACGGTCAAGGATGTAGGGTAGCACCAGTAGTAATGATTTTAATTATACTTGGcaattttaaaatatacaaaaattATATGTAGTATTTATAATTAGACATTTGTAAAGTGCGTTAAACTAATGATCTAGTTGTCGTATTCTTCCTTAATTAGTTCTCTCTCCATATCGATCCATTTCTGTTCTGCGAAGTTTTTGTCCTTAGCAACATTGGTGTTCTCAGCAATGATCTTGAAACCAACTCTTTCATAAAATGGTATCAATGGCTCGTGAGCAATAAGGACAATTTTGTTACCAATTTCCTGATTACTCAATTTCTGAATGTAGTCAGTTAAAAGTAAAGTAGCcaggttttttttctggtaTTCTGGCTTGATTACTACAGAGTGAATACCAATATGATTACTCGATTCCACTTGTAATTTGCCCATGCTTTCGATAGTAATGTATTCATGAGGTATCTTAGTACCCATAATATGACCAATTAGTGTCTCCTTTTTAACTTCTTTGCCCTCGATCTCTCTGATGAAAAGACCTGAACATAGCTCTGGACAATTGATCAAACGAAAGCTGATAATTTCTTCTGAAGCTCTTTCGTTTGGTGGGAAACCTTGGCTTTCCAAGTTCAAAATCTGCTTTAAATCTTCAATGATTAAGGGTCTAATATACATATGAAGCGGTAGCGTGCTACTTGAGGAGGCCattttaactttttatttaatcGTAATGTAttggtgttattttttctccGAGAAAAGTATTCTGATGTCCAATTCTTCTTAATCTAGTTTGttgtaaatttttcttaCAAACACTTGCTCCCGCTTCTTGTCCAGTGGGATGTTCGTCGTTCTTCCATTgcttttccatttttgcCCGTTCAAAACTATTCTTTTTATGAATTGACAGAAAACCAAAAGCAAGCCGATTTCAGGTTAACCCTTtattaaaataaaaaaaaaaagcatgCATAACACtaataatatattattaaaaaaaaagccaatCTATATTATTTAAATTATCCGAAATTACTTTTATTACATTATGACATTCTATAGTCTATGCAAGCGGATCAAAAAACCATTCCATCTTGGTGCCACAAAATACTCTCATGCCAAAAGTGCGAGCTTCGTTTCTTGTATCCACTTTGTCGCCTAACCTTATATGAATCCACTTTTTTAAAACTTTTGGTTGTAAAACAAACCAGtttatgatgatgaaacTTGTCATTGCATATAAAACACCAACGAAAAGGTCAAATCTATAATGGTGGTCCAGATACATGGTAGCCCACCATTGTAGTATTATATATAGGATAGCCCAGAATTTTGGTATAAACCCATCGTTGACTATTTTaaaaatccatttgtttgtGAAGTTCGTGTCTTCATCATATAAATGGACAAACTGGAGAGGTTTCTTATTGCCATTGCTGTTAATAATGCTGCCGTCGCCGCCGCCGGTGCTTCTTTCATTACTGGATACGGtgaatgaagatgaagggGAGGAGGACCGCTCATTTGAAATATCTACAGGCTCAACGGTACCCAATGGTTCCATCTCTAAGTCGTTAGGGCCAATCGTGGGCGGTATGCTATTGTCACCTTCATCTTCGCTGTCTTCCTCACTCAACTTGAAAGTGGAAGAATCATTATTGTGCATTGTGAAACCTCCAGCATTGGAAAATCTGTGTTTTAAGCTGGTGGACCTTGAAaccaaaaacaagaaacaTTGAAATGCAATGGCGGAGTGTAGTGAAGGAACAGCACCAAACACAATAGGAGACATGTGAAATCCTTTAGTGTTCAAATGAGTACCCAAATGGCTATCTACTCTTATCAAACCGGCAGCAAACCCTTCCTGGGTGTAATTAACATGTTCGGTGTCATCAATACCGTACAGATGAGTAAACCATGGGGAGGCCATTGGAACAAGCAGATGGGTAAGGACCCCCGCTATATTTTGTAATCCTAGGGCAAAACTAAAGCATTTTAAAGTCCCCGGTGGTTGGAAGACGTATAAGTATACAGCTGTTAAAATTGGAGCTGTCAAGTGCAGGATGACATAGGAGAACCAAGCCAGTAAATCCTTGGTCTTAGTAAAGTTTGCATCCGACTGGTAAGCAAAGAAATGATCAATGTTGAGTATAACAAATGTAAACAGGGGCAAGGCAAACGGTATGAAAATTGTCCGAAATCTCTTTTGGATCGGCCGCTGCTTGCGCTTGCAGGggtaatgaaaaatatttgcgAACCACTCTAACAGATTATAGTTAACGTGCTTAATGTAATAGATGTAGTACCAAATGGCAAAGGGAATACATATCAGAAATACTAAGAGAAATGCAGAAGATGATATGAATGACCAGAAAAATAGCTTCGAAGTATTATCGGGCAATTGTACAGTAAGTTCATGCCAATAGTCCCCAAAGAGGAATTGATcagcaaaaaaagcaaacttGCTATGAATGTCAGGTCTGAGCCTTATGGGTATCAGACCAGCGCGCTTGAATATAGACAGCCAAATAAACACTGGCGCAAAATTAAGCATGAAGTTGAACGGCAGGCTTATTAGATTACGTTGGTTCAAACTTGCATTATACATGTTTTTGACGAAACTCgccaaagaaaatatgaCATTCATGCTTTCTTAGACGTTGAAAGACTTTAGGTGATTCTTAGCAGAAATGATAACGTCCAACCGGTGAAATAAAGGAACAGTTAGGGTGGCAATGAAAAAGTAGCGATGCTTATGAAAACACTATGCCTTAggtttcctttttttatttttatttgacAAGTAGCGATTACTCTTCTATTGTTCCTGGTTTTTGATGCTCGAAtgtattatataaaaatgttgTGGCCGGAGGTCTGCATTTCTAGgcatttttcctttttcttattttttttactttcctACTAACTTTGCACTTCGTAAGAGAATTTACACCAGAACTCTCGATTGAGGCGAAGAAGGCGGAGAAAAAAGCcggtaaaaaaaaaaagcggAATCAATCAGCACAATCAGAGGCGTCAAGAAGCGGCGCGGGGATAATGCTTTTTTCCCGTGGCGTTCACATTTTTGTTCCGCGGAAAGCACGTGAGCGTAATCCACTCGGGAAGGGCGCAGCTGCCGTGGCCAACTGAAGTAATCTTTAGCCGTTTATCGCCGCGCAAAACGGCAATTGCACTTGAGACCCCAACGGCGCTGTGCAGCAGGGTATTCTACTACGTGTTAGCTTGCCTTGCATTTCCCCATGCGTCTCGAATAGGAATTATTCAAGATGGATTATTGGCATTTACGAGTAACCAAGGATAACCCCGCTGTGCGGTGAAACCACCCTCTTTTCACGTTTCTTCAAGGCCAGTGCAAACGCGAATAAACATATCTACGctatatatagatatgACGTTTCTCAAGCCAACAGAAGTAGATAAAGCAGCCAGGAGGGTAGAGAGTGTTCAAATTATAGCAAGCCTTCTTCTAcctgtttttttttgatgattgtTTTGCCGGGTAACAATCGACTTTCGggcaaattttttttccttttttctcctAACAGTATATACGGAGTGGAGAACAGACTTCCCATAAAAGCATATTACGTGGGGTCGTAGTAAGATTGCCGTTTATGATACCCTCTATTCAGGGCTCAGAGCGCATCACGATCGGGAGTGTAAATTCAATGTGCATATAAGCAAAACACACagatttccttttttccCAGAAAAATGAGCAGTGAAATTGCCTACTCGAATACGAACACCAACACTGAAAACGAGAACCGCAATACTGGCGCTGGCGTAGATGTAAATACAAATGCAAATGCAAATGCAAATGCAACTGCAAATGCAACTGCAAATGCAACTGCAAATGCAACTGCAGAGCTGAACCTCCCCACGGTCGATGAGCAAAGACAGTATAAGGTACAACTGCTATTGCATATCAACAGCATATTACTTGCTAGAGTTATTCAGATGAATAATAGTTTACAAAACAATCTACAGAacaatataaataatagcaataacaataacatcATCAGGATACAGCAACTTATATCTCAGTTCCTTAAAAGGGTTCATGCCAATCTTCAATGCATATCTCAGATAAACCAAGGAGTGCCCTCAGCGAAACCACTGATCCTCACGCCTCCTCAGCTAGCCAACCAGCAGCAACCTCCACAGGATATTCTTTCTAAACTCTATCTTCTCTTGGCAAGAGTGTTCGAGATATGGTAGAATAACTTTGTTTCTCTTcccttttttattttgtttttttttttttacttttgcaattttaattttgcaTTCAGCTACAGGTGTGATTGCATACCCGCAGAGCAAGTACAGGAAGcataagaaaaatagaatacgaaaagcagaaaaagaaaggcaaATAACAATCACTCAAGTACTACAACTGCATGAATTTATCGTATGTAATGTACCCAAcgtaaataataatattagtattTTAAAATCTATGACATCAGATGTAGTTATCTTACTGCCAGCCCTATTAATACTACTTTcttattatcttcttcGAGAGCCACCTTCGTCATCGTCGCAGTAAGCAttgtcatcttcatcatgCACGTCGGTAACGGAAGCCTAATCTCAATATCTACTAGTTTACTCTACGCCATTTGGAGCGTAGCCCCTTCTCCTTTTGACTCTCTGACTTTTCCCTCCCCTCCTTCTCTTCTGGCCTAGCCTAACCTAGTCTAGCCTCGCTGGACCCCCTCCTTCCAACGGTCAACCCCTTCCTTTCTATTCTCTTCTCGTTCTCTACGTAAGGAActtgtaaaagaaaaaatttggtgCCATACAGGGAAATCGGCAGTGAGACGGAGCGGCCGAGGGTCTGATTATAGGGGTTAGTTACGCTCCTACTATGACGATCAAGGAGAGACAATCTCGattctcattttctttgggACAATACGCCTTTAACCCCCCATTTTCGGACATCCCTGGAAGTCTCAGCTGATTCATTTAAATACTATCAATTTCCGTGTACTTTCGGAGATCTTTCAGTCAGCTTTtccttcatctttttcagtCTAATctaaggaagaagaaaagcaCTTCAATACGAATAGCTACCAACGTACCCAGTTCACGTTGAACAAGCAATAGAAAACCAAAATAACACTGCCTGTCACTATTTCTGTGCCGAAATGACCACCACTGCCCAAGACAATTCTCCAAAGAAGAGACAGCGTATCATCAATTGTGTCACGCAGCTGCCCTACAAAATCCAATTGGGAGAAAGCAACGATGACTGGAAAATATCTGCTACTACAGGTAACAGCGCATTATTTTCCTCTCTAGAATACCTTCAATTTGATTCTACCGAGTACGAGCAACACGTTGTTGGTTGGACCGGCGAAATAACAAGAACCGAACGCAACCTGTTTACTAGAGAAGCGAAAGAAAAACCACAGGATCTGGACGATGACCCACTATATTTAACAAAAGAGCAGATCAATGGGTTGACTACTACTCTACAAGATCATATGAAATCTGATAAAGAGGCAAAGACCGATACTACTCAAACAGCTCCCGTTACCAATAACGTTCATCCCGTTTGGCTACTTAGAAAAAACCAGAGTAGATGGAGAAATTACGCGGAAAAAGTAATTTGGCCAACCTTCCACTACATCTTGAATCCTTCAAATGAAGgtgaacaagaaaaaaactggTGGTACGACTACGTCAAGTTTAACGAAGCTTATGCACAAAAAATCGGGGAAGTTTACAGGAAGGGTGACATCATCTGGATCCATGACTACTACCTACTGTTATTGCCTCAACTACTGAGAATGAAATTTAACGACGAATCTATCATTATTGGTTATTTCCATCATGCCCCATGGCCTAGTAATGAATATTTTCGTTGTTTGCCACGTAGAAAACAAATCTTAGATGGTCTTGTTGGGGCCAATAGAATTTGTTTCCAAAATGAATCTTTCTCCCGTCATTTTGTATCGAGTTGTAAAAGATTACTCGACGCAACCgccaaaaaatctaaaaacTCTTCCAATAGTGATCAATATCAAGTCTCTGTG
This is a stretch of genomic DNA from Saccharomyces cerevisiae S288C chromosome IV, complete sequence. It encodes these proteins:
- the FMP16 gene encoding Fmp16p (hypothetical protein; may be involved in responding to conditions of stress; the authentic, non-tagged protein is detected in highly purified mitochondria in high-throughput studies; protein abundance increases in response to DNA replication stress), which translates into the protein MLRTTFLRTPRQLMRKSPRASFSIVTRAAFPHLKNNQDEAEKKEQGLFDSNKKRLDTLEHGKNPDYKQPGMEDLKKKGDDARIEQNRPDDGVY
- the PAA1 gene encoding polyamine acetyltransferase (Polyamine acetyltransferase; acetylates polyamines (e.g. putrescine, spermidine, spermine) and also aralkylamines (e.g. tryptamine, phenylethylamine); may be involved in transcription and/or DNA replication), producing MASSSSTLPLHMYIRPLIIEDLKQILNLESQGFPPNERASEEIISFRLINCPELCSGLFIREIEGKEVKKETLIGHIMGTKIPHEYITIESMGKLQVESSNHIGIHSVVIKPEYQKKNLATLLLTDYIQKLSNQEIGNKIVLIAHEPLIPFYERVGFKIIAENTNVAKDKNFAEQKWIDMERELIKEEYDN
- the IPT1 gene encoding inositolphosphotransferase (Inositolphosphotransferase; involved in synthesis of mannose-(inositol-P)2-ceramide (M(IP)2C), the most abundant sphingolipid; can mutate to resistance to the antifungals syringomycin E and DmAMP1 and to K. lactis zymocin), whose protein sequence is MNVIFSLASFVKNMYNASLNQRNLISLPFNFMLNFAPVFIWLSIFKRAGLIPIRLRPDIHSKFAFFADQFLFGDYWHELTVQLPDNTSKLFFWSFISSSAFLLVFLICIPFAIWYYIYYIKHVNYNLLEWFANIFHYPCKRKQRPIQKRFRTIFIPFALPLFTFVILNIDHFFAYQSDANFTKTKDLLAWFSYVILHLTAPILTAVYLYVFQPPGTLKCFSFALGLQNIAGVLTHLLVPMASPWFTHLYGIDDTEHVNYTQEGFAAGLIRVDSHLGTHLNTKGFHMSPIVFGAVPSLHSAIAFQCFLFLVSRSTSLKHRFSNAGGFTMHNNDSSTFKLSEEDSEDEGDNSIPPTIGPNDLEMEPLGTVEPVDISNERSSSPSSSFTVSSNERSTGGGDGSIINSNGNKKPLQFVHLYDEDTNFTNKWIFKIVNDGFIPKFWAILYIILQWWATMYLDHHYRFDLFVGVLYAMTSFIIINWFVLQPKVLKKWIHIRLGDKVDTRNEARTFGMRVFCGTKMEWFFDPLA
- the SNF11 gene encoding Snf11p (Subunit of the SWI/SNF chromatin remodeling complex; involved in transcriptional regulation; interacts with a highly conserved 40-residue sequence of Snf2p; relocates to the cytosol under hypoxic conditions), whose protein sequence is MSSEIAYSNTNTNTENENRNTGAGVDVNTNANANANATANATANATANATAELNLPTVDEQRQYKVQLLLHINSILLARVIQMNNSLQNNLQNNINNSNNNNIIRIQQLISQFLKRVHANLQCISQINQGVPSAKPLILTPPQLANQQQPPQDILSKLYLLLARVFEIW